The following proteins are encoded in a genomic region of Kiritimatiellia bacterium:
- a CDS encoding ABC transporter permease, with product MKTFLTLWRKELAAYFFSPLAYVVMIFFLLVFGFSFWLLVHALVEGPGGTSVMQELFGSLFFWIVLLITTPVLTMRLFTEEKTAGTLETLMTAPVSDAAVVLAKYFGALGFYLILWVPTAAYAVILHVFSPLAASVDLGPMMGGYLGAMLVGALYLAVGVLCSALASSQIMAAIACFAAIGLSFFVGFFAYLARTEAARDAFGYISSVSHMLDFARGVVDTRPIVLYATLTALVLFAAVRTLESRRWK from the coding sequence GTGAAAACCTTCCTGACCCTCTGGCGAAAGGAGTTGGCGGCCTATTTCTTTTCCCCGCTGGCCTACGTCGTCATGATCTTCTTCCTGCTCGTGTTCGGGTTCAGCTTCTGGCTGCTGGTCCACGCCCTGGTCGAGGGGCCGGGCGGGACCTCGGTGATGCAGGAGCTGTTCGGTTCGCTCTTTTTCTGGATCGTTCTGCTGATCACAACCCCGGTGCTCACCATGCGGCTCTTCACGGAAGAGAAAACCGCGGGGACGCTCGAGACGCTCATGACGGCCCCGGTCTCGGATGCCGCGGTCGTCCTGGCCAAGTACTTCGGCGCCCTCGGCTTCTACCTGATCCTGTGGGTCCCGACGGCCGCCTACGCCGTGATCCTTCATGTCTTCAGCCCGCTGGCGGCCTCGGTGGACCTGGGCCCGATGATGGGCGGGTACCTCGGCGCGATGCTGGTCGGCGCGTTGTACCTGGCCGTGGGCGTGCTGTGCTCCGCGCTGGCCTCCAGCCAGATCATGGCGGCGATCGCGTGCTTCGCCGCGATCGGCCTCTCGTTCTTCGTCGGCTTCTTCGCCTACCTGGCGCGCACCGAGGCGGCGCGCGATGCGTTCGGCTACATCTCCTCCGTCTCGCACATGCTGGATTTTGCGCGGGGTGTCGTGGATACGCGGCCGATCGTACTGTACGCGACGCTCACGGCGCTGGTGCTGTTCGCGGCGGTCCGAACCCTTGAATCGAGGCGGTGGAAATAG
- a CDS encoding ATP-binding cassette domain-containing protein, translating into MIRVSHLTKRFAGCIAVDDVSFRIERGEVVGFLGENGAGKTTTLRILSCFFPATAGSVEVAGFDVFRDSLEVRRRIGYLPENAPLYAEMRVDEYLRFRARLKGVPPSACRRRVQDVKERCGLKDAGRRLIGQLSRGYRQRVGLADCLVHEPELLILDEPTLGLDPAQVIQVRELIKDLAKRHTILLSTHVLSEVEATCRRVLIINRGRIVASDSPDRLRERLQAGARVVVEMAGPPDEVQGALQALPDVRGVRLDLEDGAWRRYLVEGAHGTDVRPSVFELAARNRWPLRELRQDRNTLEEVFVSLTGTASGEGRS; encoded by the coding sequence ATGATCCGGGTGTCGCATCTCACCAAGCGTTTCGCGGGCTGCATCGCGGTGGACGACGTCTCGTTCCGCATCGAGCGCGGCGAGGTCGTGGGCTTCCTGGGCGAAAACGGAGCGGGCAAGACAACGACCCTGCGCATCCTGTCCTGTTTCTTCCCGGCCACCGCGGGCTCGGTCGAGGTCGCGGGCTTCGACGTGTTCCGCGATTCCCTGGAAGTCCGCCGGCGGATCGGTTACCTGCCGGAAAACGCTCCGCTCTACGCCGAGATGCGCGTGGATGAGTACCTTCGGTTCCGTGCGCGGCTCAAGGGCGTGCCGCCCTCCGCCTGCCGGCGCCGCGTGCAGGACGTCAAGGAGCGCTGCGGCCTGAAGGACGCCGGGCGGCGCCTCATCGGGCAGCTCTCGCGCGGCTACCGGCAGCGCGTGGGCCTGGCCGACTGCCTGGTGCACGAGCCCGAGCTGCTGATCCTCGACGAGCCCACGCTGGGCCTGGATCCCGCGCAGGTGATCCAGGTGCGCGAGCTGATCAAGGACCTCGCCAAGCGGCATACGATCCTGCTCTCCACCCACGTTCTCTCCGAGGTCGAGGCGACCTGCCGGCGCGTGCTGATCATAAACCGGGGCCGGATCGTGGCCTCCGACTCGCCGGACCGGTTGCGGGAGCGGCTGCAGGCCGGCGCCCGCGTGGTGGTGGAAATGGCCGGCCCGCCGGACGAGGTGCAAGGCGCCCTGCAGGCGCTGCCCGACGTGCGCGGGGTCCGGCTCGACCTGGAGGACGGCGCGTGGCGGCGCTACCTGGTCGAGGGCGCGCACGGGACGGACGTGCGGCCGTCGGTGTTCGAACTGGCCGCGCGGAACCGCTGGCCGTTGCGCGAGCTCCGGCAGGACCGGAACACCCTGGAAGAGGTATTCGTCAGCCTGACCGGCACGGCGTCGGGGGAGGGCCGGTCGTGA